The following coding sequences lie in one Alicyclobacillus curvatus genomic window:
- a CDS encoding CpaF family protein, with amino-acid sequence MDERVNRYIEQLKAVVVNHPRLQQPGLTRTDMHAFLYRLCAEPDTFVPAEHREEVITNLLNTWFRFDVLQSVMEDPLVTDVHVIGTTTLVQRNGKKFEHPQAHFSSEVALGEFIDRQLDGTPYVYAQSDPLADAILRGGYRMNVVGGPGTRYTVRDEEGRIVTESRTIVSIRKPIYPFNLDDLLALGLMDADTRAFIRLMMQLGDSFIVSGGVGSGKTTLMNAMTGDIPTGQLNLVIEELPEMAPLCEWAIRLTDRAENHEGKGRIDMARNLINSLRMNADNEFIGEVRSAGIAYLFLRMSLIVRRQTGTTFHSHVGLGSGVEGVLTRFLLEAADGAPSRASYLNIAGMMGDKIRFVFTLRDTRFGKRITEIGEILGFDFEAHALRWQPVMTYDAVRDTFHFHGVTDAMRERTSVEGIEVTLPQNEEPVRLYRIAT; translated from the coding sequence ATGGACGAACGTGTGAATCGATACATCGAGCAATTGAAAGCGGTCGTGGTCAATCACCCGAGATTACAGCAACCGGGGCTGACCAGAACGGATATGCATGCGTTTTTGTACCGCCTCTGTGCTGAACCAGACACCTTTGTGCCGGCAGAGCATCGGGAAGAGGTCATTACGAACCTGCTCAACACCTGGTTCCGGTTCGATGTCCTCCAGTCCGTCATGGAGGACCCGCTTGTCACGGATGTCCATGTCATCGGCACGACAACCCTCGTACAGCGAAACGGGAAAAAGTTTGAGCACCCGCAGGCGCACTTTTCATCGGAAGTCGCGCTTGGTGAATTCATCGACCGGCAACTCGACGGCACGCCGTATGTATACGCGCAGTCCGATCCTTTAGCGGATGCCATCCTGCGCGGTGGATATCGCATGAACGTTGTGGGCGGTCCGGGTACGCGCTACACCGTCCGGGACGAAGAGGGGCGCATCGTGACGGAGTCGAGAACGATCGTCAGTATACGCAAGCCGATTTACCCATTCAACCTTGACGATCTGCTGGCCCTCGGTCTTATGGACGCGGACACGCGTGCGTTTATCCGACTCATGATGCAACTGGGCGACAGCTTTATCGTGTCCGGTGGTGTGGGTTCCGGGAAGACCACCTTGATGAATGCGATGACAGGCGACATCCCGACGGGACAATTGAACCTGGTCATTGAGGAACTGCCTGAAATGGCGCCTCTCTGTGAATGGGCCATTCGATTAACCGATCGGGCGGAAAATCACGAGGGCAAGGGTCGTATCGACATGGCTCGAAACCTGATCAATTCGCTTCGAATGAACGCCGACAACGAGTTTATCGGGGAAGTCCGGTCAGCGGGGATCGCGTACCTGTTCCTGCGTATGAGTCTGATTGTCCGTCGCCAGACCGGAACCACGTTTCACAGCCATGTGGGACTGGGCAGCGGAGTGGAAGGAGTGCTGACGCGGTTCTTGCTGGAGGCGGCAGATGGTGCGCCGTCCCGCGCTTCGTACCTGAACATCGCGGGCATGATGGGGGACAAGATCCGGTTTGTGTTCACCCTTCGTGATACCCGCTTTGGCAAGCGGATTACGGAAATCGGCGAAATCCTCGGATTCGATTTCGAGGCGCATGCCCTGCGTTGGCAGCCGGTTATGACGTATGACGCGGTGAGGGACACGTTTCATTTTCACGGTGTGACCGACGCGATGCGGGAACGGACCAGCGTCGAGGGCATTGAGGTGACGCTGCCGCAAAACGAAGAACCGGTACGTCTGTATCGTATTGCGACGTGA
- a CDS encoding AAA family ATPase produces MLLLLEFDRVKQAAARAAAKRLGLELRAVDHEDQLAQVDFTDVDLVLVGHNWPVEVLKKFQASGLDCPFIYVASDTEDDAAYQIAKGQGCVDVVTHPLPMEYLKRWIGEPDPEYTSVESTAPLTPLEAILKQHRPPEPEHTSDRNPIQSSHDPEPLLRGRVICIHSARGGVGKSTLTALLARALSKNGLTVGVIDLDPKGNLLSIQHQSAGLTTDDFTRLPAQMDETAFKESLCFVDGWYLLPSGRARDGLDAQTLGHVVAQFNRYFDFTLIDTSPSTGSTYTALGLADRAVFVMTPEWMAFKRFMEEYELVRHLKTPERVVVAVNRIRKNVSEHRRAIRLLDEAHILSDRVYIPEDHKLYRDLMTASPLAGSRKISDAMDHLQSALRISKASENRRSKFRLAKIREVASK; encoded by the coding sequence GTGCTGTTGTTACTGGAGTTTGATCGTGTCAAACAGGCAGCAGCTCGCGCTGCAGCCAAGCGATTGGGACTAGAACTTCGGGCCGTGGACCACGAGGACCAATTGGCACAGGTGGATTTCACGGATGTGGACCTCGTGCTCGTCGGCCATAACTGGCCTGTAGAGGTACTGAAGAAGTTTCAAGCGTCAGGACTCGACTGCCCGTTCATTTACGTGGCGTCGGACACGGAAGACGATGCCGCATATCAAATCGCCAAGGGACAGGGTTGCGTTGATGTGGTGACCCATCCCCTGCCCATGGAATACCTCAAACGGTGGATAGGCGAGCCAGATCCAGAATACACCTCAGTAGAATCTACTGCACCCTTGACACCACTGGAGGCGATTTTGAAGCAGCATCGTCCACCGGAACCAGAACATACAAGCGACCGGAACCCTATCCAATCGTCACATGACCCGGAACCACTCCTGCGCGGAAGGGTCATTTGCATTCATAGCGCAAGGGGCGGGGTTGGGAAATCCACGTTGACGGCGCTCCTAGCAAGGGCACTGTCGAAGAATGGGCTGACAGTTGGGGTGATTGACCTCGACCCCAAAGGGAATTTGTTGTCCATCCAGCACCAATCGGCTGGCCTCACGACAGATGATTTTACGCGGCTACCCGCACAAATGGACGAGACCGCCTTCAAAGAATCCTTGTGTTTTGTAGATGGGTGGTATCTGTTGCCGAGTGGCCGCGCCCGGGACGGGTTGGACGCTCAAACCCTCGGACACGTGGTTGCGCAGTTTAACCGCTACTTCGATTTCACGCTTATCGACACCAGTCCCTCAACTGGTTCCACCTATACCGCGCTTGGACTTGCGGACCGAGCTGTGTTTGTCATGACACCAGAGTGGATGGCATTTAAGCGATTCATGGAGGAGTATGAACTGGTCCGTCACCTGAAGACGCCCGAACGCGTGGTCGTGGCTGTCAATCGGATCCGCAAAAATGTATCGGAACACCGACGTGCCATTCGTCTCCTCGATGAAGCCCATATTCTGTCGGATCGGGTATACATCCCGGAGGACCATAAGCTGTACCGGGATCTGATGACTGCATCGCCGCTTGCAGGCAGTCGCAAGATATCTGACGCCATGGACCACCTGCAAAGTGCGCTTCGGATCTCCAAAGCATCGGAAAATCGTCGGTCCAAATTTCGACTCGCAAAGATTCGGGAGGTGGCGTCCAAGTGA
- a CDS encoding SAF domain-containing protein, producing MRKSTLSFGLGVACAVLAGVIGAFALHRALNTETVVVATHTLYPYTRITKADVTTVTVPKTSGIKGLSTNEATVVGHYLSYSVPKGDPVTAGDLNPSGGSFSTFLTQYTERSGQTGMLMSLPVQTPLASVVNPGEQIALLIPQQNGPSKTLTTIEPVPVLNVLQPAKGGTPTALLIFVSEKNYRILAPAILNNSVQVALIPQNNSFHAPGSLPLSTVPASVPTGGSGSSTQVTTSTPKARQTPASAPTGGGH from the coding sequence GTGAGAAAGAGCACGCTTTCCTTTGGCCTCGGTGTCGCGTGTGCCGTGTTGGCGGGGGTCATCGGGGCGTTCGCGCTTCACCGTGCCCTAAACACAGAGACGGTGGTTGTGGCGACCCACACCCTCTATCCGTACACGCGCATTACCAAAGCCGACGTGACGACGGTGACGGTGCCAAAGACGAGTGGCATCAAGGGACTCTCGACGAACGAAGCGACGGTGGTGGGACACTATCTGTCGTATTCCGTGCCAAAGGGAGATCCAGTTACGGCCGGAGACTTGAATCCGTCCGGCGGGAGTTTCTCCACATTTTTAACCCAATACACGGAACGCAGTGGGCAAACAGGCATGCTGATGTCACTCCCCGTACAGACGCCCCTCGCGTCCGTCGTCAACCCGGGTGAACAGATCGCACTTTTGATTCCACAGCAAAACGGTCCGTCGAAAACACTGACGACCATCGAGCCGGTTCCTGTATTAAATGTCCTACAGCCCGCAAAAGGCGGTACACCGACCGCGCTACTCATCTTCGTAAGTGAGAAGAACTACCGGATCTTGGCTCCGGCGATTCTCAACAACAGCGTACAGGTGGCCCTGATCCCGCAAAACAACTCGTTTCACGCACCAGGCTCCTTACCACTTTCCACTGTGCCTGCTAGCGTGCCCACAGGTGGATCGGGTTCTTCCACGCAGGTGACCACATCTACGCCTAAGGCGAGACAGACGCCTGCGTCCGCTCCGACTGGGGGTGGACATTGA